In the genome of Calothrix sp. PCC 6303, the window GGAAGATATTAGAACAATTAAACCAGAAGATATAAAAGATAAACATATTATTGTTGGTGGTGGTGGACTTGTATTTTCAAGATTCTTAGAGAGTTTTTCTCAGCTTAGTCAACAAAAGAAAAATACAAAACTTATTTCCTGGGGAATCGGACAACAAATATATGATAGTTATCAACCTCAAGATATTCAAAATTTTGATTATTCTGAATATAATCAAGGGTTTGATTTAGTTGGTATTAGGGACTCTCACTATCAAGATAATTGGGTTCCCTGTGCTAGTTGTATGCATAAGTCCTTTGATAAGAAAAGGGAAATTAAGCATGACTTTGTGGTTTTTTCCCATAAGAAGTTTCAAATTAAAATCGATCCTTTTCCTCATATGACTAATAGTTCTCAAAATCTAGATGAAATTTTAGATTTTTTAGGATCAGGTGAAACCATACTAACTAGTTCTTATCATGGAGCATATTGGGGAACATTACTAGGAAGAAAAGTCTTATCTTTTCCATTTACCAGTAAGTTTTATACTTTTAAACATAGTCCGGGGATTTTCCCAGTAGAAAAGTGGTTTCAGCCTCAATTCAAGCTCTCTTTATTTAAGAAAACAATTTTCCATTCTTATCAAAAAAATAAATTTATTTGTAATATTGATAATTGGCAAAGTTATCTTAAAGATTGCCAAAGTTACTCAGAAGCACTGCAAGAAAACCGTGAACGAAATCAGTGGTATTACGGCAAAATATTAGAACTTTTGGCTGAGGGTTAGTAGTTGTAGCTATGCTGTCGTATTTATTTAGAGAACTCGACAAAAAAGATCATCCAATATTGTGGGATAGGGATCTTACCTATTCTTGTATTAGTAGCAGGCAAGATAACTACACCACAAAAGATTTTGGGATATTTTTTATTTAGAACTCTCCTACTTAGATGCTTGAAAGCTGCTACAAACACATTTCCTTGATAAATCTGGCGGAACAATATTGTAATTTTTGTGTCTTGGGGTAATGATTTACCTCCAATTGCCGTGTAGTTTTCTTCCGGATGTACCGTGGAAACTTGGAAAATTGGTGAAAGTCACTTCCCTCACACATCGAAATAACACTTATGAAATTACGCTTTTTGCTACTTAGCGTGGTGAGTATTGTTATGCTTTCCACTCCAGCTAAAGCATCTCGTTTGGAATCTTGGTATTTTGACCAAGCCCAAAATCAATTAAATATTACCACCGAATCTGGGGTAAAACCCAAAGCATTTATTATTGGTAGTCCCACAAGAGTTGTGATTGATTTACCGGGAACTGATGTGAATGGAAATACATTGCGTCAGCGTTTTGGTTCCGCAGTTCAAGAAATCCGTGTCGGTAAAGTCGATGACACTACAACTCGTTTAGTAGTGGAATTAGCAGCAGGATATACAGTTTCTCCCGAAAAACTCTTGATTCGTGGTGATTCTTCTTCCCACTGGATAGTTAATTTTTCTGCTATTGAACGCAATACTAATAATGTTCCTCAATCTAGTGAGGACAAAATACCTGTTGCTATTGGTGATACTTCTACCTTTGCTGGTGTTGTTAAATTGGGTAGTGAAATATCATCCGTGAGTTCTCAGGTAAAGTCACTGATGAACCGTTATAGTTCTTTAGATCCGGGAATATTTTTCTTGGATTTGCAAACTGGTAATTATATTGACTTCAACGGGGAAAAAGCTTTTCCTGCTGCTAGTACGATCAAGTTTCCAATTTTGATTGCTCTGTTTCAAGAAATTGATGCAGGTAGGATTAAGCTGAATGAAACTTTGGTAATGCGAAGGAATTTGATTACTGGTGGTTCGGGAAATTTTCAATACAAACCTGCGGGTAGTAAGTTTAGTTTGCTGGAAACTGCTACCAAGATGATTACTATTAGTGACAATACTGCTACTAACATGATCATCGATCGCTTGGGTGGTAAAGCAAAATTGAATCCCAAATTCCGTGCTTGGGGATTGCAAAATACAGTCATTCGTAACCTATTGGGTGATTTCAAGGGGACTAATACTAGCAGTCCTAAAGATTTGGTGAGATTATCTGCTTTGATTGCAAATAACCAACTATTAAATGATAGAAGTCGTAACCGAGTTCTAGATATAATGCGTAGGGTAGAAAATCAAAGTCTGCTGGTATCTGGTTTAGGCAAAGGTACTATAATTGCTCACAAAACTGGGACTTTGGGGATAGTTTTGGGAGATGCTGGAATTGTGCAAACACCATCGGGAAAACGTTATTTAGCAGGGATTATGGTGAGAAGACCTTTTGGTGATTCTCGTGCTAAAAGTTTTATTACTCAGGTTTCTCGATTAGTTTATGGTTATGTGGAACAACCAAGGGTAGCAAGACAGGGAACAGGGACCAGTAAACAGTAAGCAGGGAACAGGGTAAATCTACACCGATAATTAAAATATCTATGCTGTGGGTATAAAAAATTTTCCCCCTACGAAGTTTTGTAGAGGGATGTTTTTTGGGTATTTTGACGAGTTAACTGAGAGAATCGAGATCAAGCGATCGCATTCCGCGAGTTTCGACGAATTTCATCAGACTTCCCAGTTGGAACCACATCAAAGCAGAAGTCAGCAAACCCAGTGTTAGTCCAACTCCTATGGCAATTAATGGTGGAAATCCAAAGATTTCTAAACCACAAGTTAAAAATAAACCTGTTCCCAACATAATCCCTAAAAAGGGAAATATTAAAGGTTTTTTCGAGAACTGCAAACCTGAATTTTCAGCACCTGCGGTTTGCCACTGCTGGATAACTTGTTGTAATGTACCTGATAATGCCGCACCCGATGTCACTGCTATAAACAGTCCAATTACCAACAAGACGTAAGGTGGTTGTTGAGGAAAATAATACACGCAATGCTCCTGGATAAGGTGGGGATGAGTAAATTTAGTTAAGAATTGCTAATTTACTTATCATACTCCTTAACGACCCGACAAGATAATGCTATATGGGTTCTGTATTACTAGAAGCTCATCAAGTTCCTATATAATCAGGAATTTGCGTCTGTAAACCAGTGTTACCCACATCTATTCCTTCTTGAAATAAAAGCGTGCTGACTTGTCCTCGATGATGGGTTTGGTGATTGAAAAAATGAAATATCAGGCTACCAAATTCTCTAATAGCAGGTATCTCTTTCATATTTTTGTATTCAAGATGATGGGATAAATCAACTTCGGATATTTCATGACACCATTTAATAATTAGATAATCTAAATCTCTACGTTCCTGGAAAAGTTTATCGAAATCAGAGTGGAGAATTTGGTCTAGAGATGTAGGTTGTTTAATTTTAGTTATTGGCTCAAGTTCCGTATAATTAGCTGGATGTTGGGAAAATATTTTTAGCCAGATAATATCAGCTACTAGAATATGATTTAGGGTACCAGATATCGATTTAAAAAATGCTTTTTTATTTTCACTGAGTTTTTCATTTGACAGTTTCATAGATGATGTATATATGTTTTCATTCATCCACTGATTATATTGAGCCATTAATTGAATTTGTTTGAGTAATGTCATGATAGTTATTTAAATTCTTAATATATATACACTATACTCAAACAGTTATTAGCAACTTTTCCATTGCATAATTCATAAAAATTTCCCCCCTACATTGGACATTTTGTTCTTTCACTACTTTGAATCCCATATTGAGAAAAAAAGGTTTTGCGGTGATGCTGGCTTCGGTATACAAACGATTAATATGTAATTCTTGAGCTTTCGTTTGAATTGCACTATAGATTTTTTTACCAACACCAATTCTTTGAGAATTTTTATGACAATAGAAACAATCTATATGTCCATTTAGTTCTAATTCTCCAAAGCCAATAACTAATCCTTCGGATTCGGCAACATAAGTCAATTTTTCGGAGCAGGTTTTAAACCAGTTTCTAAAATAAATGTTGTCTGGTGCCCAAGCTTTAACTTGATTAAGAGAATAGTCACGAATATTAACCTCTCGCACAGTTTGATGAAATAATAACGCTATTTGTTCAGCATCTTGTTCTTGAAATAATCGAATTTTCATTTCCGTATATTTTTGAAATACAGAGAGACGCGACATGTCGCGTCTCTACATTCTTTTTAGGCTTAAATCATTGCCTACCCACACATCTGGTGGTTGGCAACTCCATGGAATCGGAAATAAAGCAGGAACCACCATATCTATTTAGTACCACGCCGATGTTTGCAGCGATCCTATCAATCCGCTCAGGCTTACAAAAAGCCAGAATATAGACATTATCTAACATCGTCACTGCTAAATCTTGGCTATGATGACCATGATCGCTTTTACCTGCAACATCACGAATAATCGTATAACCTTGGACTCCAGATTTTTCCAATCCTTCCAAAATTTTACTCAGTTCTACATAATTAACAATAATTTCGATCCGTTTGACTGTTTCCATATTTTGAAAGTTTACAATTGGGGGATGGAAGAATTGAGAAATAGAATTTTAAACCTCGTCCATTCGGCTAAACAAACAGAGCCAGCCTTCGTGGGCTAGAATCTTTTTATCTCACGAAGGTTGCCTCTGCTCATGTAGGGGTACTCTTCTAGGGTATTTCTTTCAAAACTTTTTTATTTTCCATGAGACGGGCAAGGTGGAGCAGAAATTGAACGATCTAGCCAGCCAGAAGCTTGGTTAAACTTTGCTAAAGCATCCTCTGGGTTATCTTTGAGTAAAAACACTAATGCTGCGGCTGCCTGTTCGCTAGCGCGGGCGTTGCGGTTAGATTTGAGACGATGCCAATCAGTAGGGGAAATACTCAAACGTTCCATTAACGCTTGAGCGAGTTCTAGGGTAGTTAATTCTTGGAGTTTGTTATTTTGAGACATAGGGGAAAAAAGTGGGGGTGAGGGAGGTTTAGTCATGATTATTGATCCTTAACTATTTGCCACTGAGAAAACTGTGTAATATAAACGGATCTGGTATGACTAGTAAAATACCTGCATCTAACCTTAGTTTACTACTTGTGCATGAAGCATCCTCAACCACCATCTGAACCTTCGGGTGAAGAAAACCAACTATCGGAATTTGAAAACGAGCTTTTAGAGCTTGAGGGAAGCTTGCGCGATGTAAGTAGTTCGCTCTTTGCTCTCAAGGATAGATTTTTCCAGGTAGAAACTGATCAAGAACTGCAAGCTGAACTTCAACAACGTCTCCATGAACTGGAGGAAAACCAGCTTCCGGAAATGAAAGTGGAACTCAAGTTAATTCAGCAGCAGTTGGAAGTACTGGAAATTAACTTAGAAAGTCGCCTATTTACCTGGAGAAGCGTCAAACAGCCATTTTGGCAGTTTGTTCGGTTTGGGGGATTGGGGATAATTATCGGCTGGTTATTAAAATCGGCAACAATCGGTTAGGTGGGTAGGAAAAATCATAGTTATGATCAGGCAGTGGGTAGTTGGAATCAGCGCCAGAAAGCTTTAAAGGCTATTTCGATTAAGTTAGATAGTAATCGTTGATGGTTGGGAGCAAGTGTCACAATCTGTGATTAGTGAGTGAGGCTATAAGTCTGATTGCTTCGTTCAAATATTCTCACAGCGTCAATGAATGCAGAAGGCGGGTTTTTGGAGGAAGCAAGAAAAGCGAAAGCAAAAACTTTTCCCCTTAAAAGGGGAGGCTTGTACCATGTTGCCTTTGGTCATAGATCCTACAGACAAAATATGCCAGCTGCGTAAGCCTTGCAGTTACCAGTCCTGGAATTTCGTTCTCATTCCTTCCTTGACTAATTCTCTAATTGTTACATTTTTGAAATACTTTTTTGTACTTTTATATACAAATAGAATAATGGTTATCATTTAGCTATAAGTCTTATAGAATAAGTCTTATACAGGTTTTTTGGCGAAAAAAATTGGCTGTATATTCTCATGATTTTGTAAAAAAAAGTGGTTTTTTATTTTTTTAGTGGTAATAATTGTCAGAATCAGATTGAACAAATTCTGAGCGGTTAGCCATTAAATTTTTAATTTCCTGATAACTAAATTCAGAAATCTTCATCTATTACGGTGTAGGAATCAATCGGGATTAAAATTCCCAAGCAACTGAAAGCTAATAGTTAACCGCTAATAGCCCTTGTAAGTCCCAACTATCAGTCTAAAGAATATGGTGCAAATTACAATTAACGGTATATCGATTGATCCAGAAGCTCAAAGTCAGGCGATGAATGCCTCTAATCTAATTAGTCCCGATAGTTCCAACTCCAACTACATCCTGGTACAAACTGTTCAACCGCTAAATAGTGAGCAAAAAAGCCAATTAGCAGCATTAGGGGCAGAGATTTTAGAATTTGTTCCCGAAAACACCTATGTATGTCGCTATAATCCAGAAAACTTGGATGCAGTGCGGAATTTAGCCTTTGTGGATTGGGCAAATGTATATTTAGAAGGGTTTAAAATTCCACCTCAGTTACGGGATTCCAGTATTAACGTCAACAAAGGCAACCTAATTTCACTCTCAAATGTGAATCCAAAGCTGCGGATGACCAGAAAACCGCAAGCCGTGACCCTTGTACTTCACAATAATATTACCCTTGATGAGGGACTGCGATCGCGTATTGCCACAGCTGCCCGTCTCAACGCCGAAGAACTACCACTTAACACCAAATCTCTACGACTTTCAATCCAACCCCAATATCTAGATGATTTGGCAAAAATCGATGAAGTGCGTCACATCGAAGAATATGTCACTCCTCAACTCTGCAATAACGTTGCTGTTAAAGTCATCAACGCTGATAAAACCCACAGCATCGCCAAATTTGAAGGCGAAGGTCAAGTAGTTGCTGTTGCCGATACAGGCTTTGACAAAGGCTCTACAGAAGACGTTCACCCAGCCTTCACAGGTAGAGTTCTCAAACTATATCCCCTCGGACAAAGAAGAGCAGCAGACCCGGATGGACACGGTACCCATGTATGCGGTTCCGTTCTTGGTGATGGTGTTTCCGAAACCATGGGTGGACCAATTCGCGGTGCAGCACCCAAAGCAAAGTTAATAGTACAATCCCTCCTTGATATGAGTGGTGGTTTGGGTGGTATCCCTGACGACCTCAACACATTGTTCAAAGAACCCTATGAAAATGATGGCGCTCGCGTCCATACCAATTCCTGGGGTGCTTCGACGCGGGGAGGTTACAACATACTTTGTAGCCAAGTAGACCAATTTGTTTGGGAACACCGTGATATGGTAATCTGCTTTGCCGCTGGTAACGATGGACGCGACAAAGACATGAATGGTGTAATTGATACTGGTTCAGTAGGGGCACCCGGCACTTCTAAAAATTGTATCTCGGTTGGTGCTAGCGAAAATAACCGACCAGAACAATCGCAACCCTACAGCAAATTACAACGCTACAAAACTGAACCCATTGCTTCCGATGGTTGGTCAGACAACCCCGAAGGCATAGCTGCTTTCAGCAGTCGCGGACCAACTAAAAATGAACGTATCAAACCCGATGTAGTTGCCCCTGGGACTGCGATTCTTTCTGCTTACTCCCGCGATGCCAAAATAGATCCAATGTTTGGCAAATCTGATGATCCTCTCTACGCTTTCCTTGCTGGTACCAGCATGGCAACACCGTTGGTAGCTGGTTGTGCAGCGGTGGTGCGGGAATATCTGCAAAAACAAGAAAACCAACCACAACCCAGTGCAGCTTTAGTTAAAGCACTCTTAATCAATGGTGCTAAAGATATTACAGGTCAATATGTACCTTCCGATGCTGGAGATATTCCTAATTTCTCAGAAGGATTTGGCAGAGTTGATTTAGCTGCTAGTACAGCACCTCTAGGTGAAAAAGAGCGGGTAATTTTCCAAGATGAAAAAACTGCTTTAGACACTCAGCAGGAAGAAAAAATCGAAGTGGAAATTGCTGAATGTGAATCCACTTTAAAAGTCACATTAGTGTGGACAGATTACCCTGGAGAAGCGCTACAAAATGACTTAGATTTGATTGTGAAAACTGCTGATGCTCAAGAAAGACATGGAAATGTAGCTCCTACATCTAGCGAATTTGATCGTCGCAATAATGTCGAACAAATCGTTTGGAATAATATTCCAGTTGGGAAAGTAGAAATCATTGTTCATGCTTATCGGATTTTGCATCCCCAATCTTATGCTTTAGTGGCGCGAGTTTCATAAAATTTACCTGTAGAGACGTTCCAGTGGAACGTCTTTCTTAATATTTAATATATTTGTCAACAAAAATTTGCTGTGTTTATTCTGCTTTAGATATACTGCTCCCTAACTCTTTTGATAGACATAACACCAAAACCGAATCAGATTAAAGAAAGATGAATTCCTTTTGTCTTGCCGATTAAGATAACAGCAAGAACAATAAAGGAACTAAATAATCATGTCTGAAAATAAAAAATCACCAAACGCAGAAAGTACAGACACAAACACACCTGTTGAAGAAAGCGATCGCAAGACTGGCAGCGACGTAAAAACTAAGGGCAAAGACAGTGCAGCACCAGAATCTGGCTCTAATGATTCTGTAGTAGGTAGCCCAAATCAAGGTACAGAATCACGCTAGTACATGAAGGCAGTAGGCAGTAGGGAAAGCTGATTATTACTGAGCTTTTCAGGGTTTAATAATGGTCTGCTTATTTACGCCGTCTTGTACTAGTCCAATAAGGCAAGGGTTTTAAGATCCCCGACTTATTAAATAAGTCGGGGATCTCGCATACTCAGATAACCTGGTTTCACGATGAAATCAGGTTCTTTTTGTTGTTTATAGTTCAATACGGTTCAGTTCAGTTAAAGAAAAAGAAGCTATATAATACCAACTTGAAAAAACAACGCGACAGATAGATATTTGTAGAGACGTAGCAGTGCTACGTCTCTACCGTTGCATATGTTGCAATCATTATTTAAATTGGTATAACCTATTGATTCTAAAAGCTAATAGCTAATAGCTAATAGCAATTTTTGCTTAATTGAACTGCTAACGCGATAGGCGATGCCCGCTAAAAGCGATATTCCTACGGAACGCTAACGCGATCGCATCTGGTAAAATGCGGTGTTCCTGCTGTTGGATACGTGCATGAAGACTTTCTGAGGTGTCATCTTCTAAAATTGGCACTGCTGACTGCATAATAATTTTGCCACTATCCATTTCTAGACAAACTAAATGCACGGTACAACCTGTAATTTTTACACCCGAAGCTAGTGCTTGCTCCACAGCATTAACGCCTTTAAAACTCGGTAATAAACTGGGATGAATATTGATAATTCTATCAGGGAAACCGTCGATTAATACTTGAGTTACTAACCGCATCCAGCCAGCCATAATTACTAATTCTACATCATGTTCTTTGAGAGTCTCAACAATCTGATGATCTAGCTGTTCACGGCTTTCAAACTCACGATGATTTAATAAAACAACTGGTATATTCCACTTTTTAGCTCTGACTGCTGCATAAGCATCAGGATTGTTATAAATCAAAACTTGAATCTGAGCATTCAGTTTCCCAGATTCGATGGCTTGGATAACTGCTTCAAAATTACTACCACTTCCCGAAGCCATAATACCCAATTTTAAAGATTCACCTGAAGTCATCTGGTAATTATTGATATCAGGTGAAACTAAACTCATGTTATACATATCTTAGCTAATAATCATTTGACACTTCAGGCAATGCACAATTAATTTCTGGAGATGTCTAAAGACGTTCCACTGGAACGTCTCTACACGGTTTTAGCTATTTTTGTGATTCATTTTGAGAGAAACGCACATGAACAGTTTTATCCTTGTCTCCATCAACTGCCACAGATTTCATCACATAATCAAGTAGTTCCTCGGTAAAAGGAACCCGTAAATGAAATGTACCATCAGATTTGAGTTTAATAGGATGTCCTGCAATTGAGACATTTGAACCTGGTTTAGTGGCACCATGAATAATTAATTCGGCATCTGTTTCAAACCAAAATTCATCATGGGGACGACTGAAAACACGTACAATAGAGGAGCGAGTGAGCGGCAACCAACGACTATCATCTGTTAAATAACCCAACTCGATCATGTAATCTCGATCGCTCACAGGAATTGCCACAAACCTGTCTTCGGTAACTTCTTGGCATTCGTGCTGCTGAATTAATTGTGGTTCTTGATAACTTAGATCAATTCCAGTGACATCATACAACCGCAAAGT includes:
- a CDS encoding DinB family protein, whose product is MTLLKQIQLMAQYNQWMNENIYTSSMKLSNEKLSENKKAFFKSISGTLNHILVADIIWLKIFSQHPANYTELEPITKIKQPTSLDQILHSDFDKLFQERRDLDYLIIKWCHEISEVDLSHHLEYKNMKEIPAIREFGSLIFHFFNHQTHHRGQVSTLLFQEGIDVGNTGLQTQIPDYIGT
- a CDS encoding GNAT family N-acetyltransferase yields the protein MKIRLFQEQDAEQIALLFHQTVREVNIRDYSLNQVKAWAPDNIYFRNWFKTCSEKLTYVAESEGLVIGFGELELNGHIDCFYCHKNSQRIGVGKKIYSAIQTKAQELHINRLYTEASITAKPFFLNMGFKVVKEQNVQCRGEIFMNYAMEKLLITV
- a CDS encoding polysaccharide pyruvyl transferase family protein, whose amino-acid sequence is MKNIINYHVIDSTNIGDLVSAPTLYFDFPGYSVTREDIRTIKPEDIKDKHIIVGGGGLVFSRFLESFSQLSQQKKNTKLISWGIGQQIYDSYQPQDIQNFDYSEYNQGFDLVGIRDSHYQDNWVPCASCMHKSFDKKREIKHDFVVFSHKKFQIKIDPFPHMTNSSQNLDEILDFLGSGETILTSSYHGAYWGTLLGRKVLSFPFTSKFYTFKHSPGIFPVEKWFQPQFKLSLFKKTIFHSYQKNKFICNIDNWQSYLKDCQSYSEALQENRERNQWYYGKILELLAEG
- a CDS encoding P-II family nitrogen regulator; the protein is METVKRIEIIVNYVELSKILEGLEKSGVQGYTIIRDVAGKSDHGHHSQDLAVTMLDNVYILAFCKPERIDRIAANIGVVLNRYGGSCFISDSMELPTTRCVGRQ
- the purN gene encoding phosphoribosylglycinamide formyltransferase, with protein sequence MYNMSLVSPDINNYQMTSGESLKLGIMASGSGSNFEAVIQAIESGKLNAQIQVLIYNNPDAYAAVRAKKWNIPVVLLNHREFESREQLDHQIVETLKEHDVELVIMAGWMRLVTQVLIDGFPDRIINIHPSLLPSFKGVNAVEQALASGVKITGCTVHLVCLEMDSGKIIMQSAVPILEDDTSESLHARIQQQEHRILPDAIALAFRRNIAFSGHRLSR
- a CDS encoding DUF6439 family protein; this encodes MTKPPSPPLFSPMSQNNKLQELTTLELAQALMERLSISPTDWHRLKSNRNARASEQAAAALVFLLKDNPEDALAKFNQASGWLDRSISAPPCPSHGK
- a CDS encoding S8 family serine peptidase; translated protein: MVQITINGISIDPEAQSQAMNASNLISPDSSNSNYILVQTVQPLNSEQKSQLAALGAEILEFVPENTYVCRYNPENLDAVRNLAFVDWANVYLEGFKIPPQLRDSSINVNKGNLISLSNVNPKLRMTRKPQAVTLVLHNNITLDEGLRSRIATAARLNAEELPLNTKSLRLSIQPQYLDDLAKIDEVRHIEEYVTPQLCNNVAVKVINADKTHSIAKFEGEGQVVAVADTGFDKGSTEDVHPAFTGRVLKLYPLGQRRAADPDGHGTHVCGSVLGDGVSETMGGPIRGAAPKAKLIVQSLLDMSGGLGGIPDDLNTLFKEPYENDGARVHTNSWGASTRGGYNILCSQVDQFVWEHRDMVICFAAGNDGRDKDMNGVIDTGSVGAPGTSKNCISVGASENNRPEQSQPYSKLQRYKTEPIASDGWSDNPEGIAAFSSRGPTKNERIKPDVVAPGTAILSAYSRDAKIDPMFGKSDDPLYAFLAGTSMATPLVAGCAAVVREYLQKQENQPQPSAALVKALLINGAKDITGQYVPSDAGDIPNFSEGFGRVDLAASTAPLGEKERVIFQDEKTALDTQQEEKIEVEIAECESTLKVTLVWTDYPGEALQNDLDLIVKTADAQERHGNVAPTSSEFDRRNNVEQIVWNNIPVGKVEIIVHAYRILHPQSYALVARVS
- a CDS encoding serine hydrolase, yielding MKLRFLLLSVVSIVMLSTPAKASRLESWYFDQAQNQLNITTESGVKPKAFIIGSPTRVVIDLPGTDVNGNTLRQRFGSAVQEIRVGKVDDTTTRLVVELAAGYTVSPEKLLIRGDSSSHWIVNFSAIERNTNNVPQSSEDKIPVAIGDTSTFAGVVKLGSEISSVSSQVKSLMNRYSSLDPGIFFLDLQTGNYIDFNGEKAFPAASTIKFPILIALFQEIDAGRIKLNETLVMRRNLITGGSGNFQYKPAGSKFSLLETATKMITISDNTATNMIIDRLGGKAKLNPKFRAWGLQNTVIRNLLGDFKGTNTSSPKDLVRLSALIANNQLLNDRSRNRVLDIMRRVENQSLLVSGLGKGTIIAHKTGTLGIVLGDAGIVQTPSGKRYLAGIMVRRPFGDSRAKSFITQVSRLVYGYVEQPRVARQGTGTSKQ